GCAGCggtggtggtgatgatgttgatgattttaatgatgatgaagatgataatcCTTTAATGGGAAATCATTTCTGGCTTATTAAGTTCCTGAGTATTTCCTTCACATCATTGTTCCTGAGGCTGTATATATAAGGGGATTCAACATGGGGATGACCACTGCATAGAAAACAGAGTCCAATTTGAGGGTGAACCAGGAACTTTTAGTATTGGGTATACAGTAGAGGAAAAACACTGTACCATAGAAGATTCCAACAGCAGTCAAATGAGAGGCACAAGTAGAAAAGGCCTTATGCCTTGCCCTAACTGAATGCATCTTCATgacagttataaaaataaaaatataagaagtgAATATGACAATTAATGTGCTCATCATATTAATATTTGTAACTATAAATAGAATCATCTCACTAACATATTTATCAGAGCAAGAGGCAGAGAGTATGCCAGAATACTCACAGAGGAAATTATCAATAATAGTAGTACCACAAAAAGATAGTTGGAGAAGAGAGACAGTGTAGACCAGAGAGAAGAATATTCCCCAGGAGAATGCTGCAGCCATTAGCAGGGCACAGAATTTCTGAGACATGATAGCCAAATATAAAAGGGGATTACAAATTGCCACAAAGCGGTCATATGCCATCACTGCCAAAATGAATGTTTCAGTCAAAGcacaggaaacaaaaaagaagaattgtGTGAAGCAATTAGGGATAGATATTGTCTTATCTTCTGCAACTAAATTATCTAACAGCTTTGGTGTAACAGAAGTGGAGTAACAGAAATCCACAAAGgacaaatatttaaggaaaaaatacataggaGTGTGTAATTTGGGTTTCATGATAATGATTGCAATCATTCCAAGATTTCCAACCACAGAGATCACATAAATGACCAAAAAGATCAGCAAGAGAAGAATATGAAGATCTGGATACTCAGAGAATCCCAAGAGAATAAATATAACTGTAGCACTCTGATTTCTGTCAGAGATCATcatgcaaaaactgaaaaaaaaattgaaaagttatcCTAAGTGGGTCTTTGATAATCAGTTGAAGGGAgacttaaataaatgtttataattgAAGCACATTTAAGGAAATCAAATATTTCTTTGGTGAAAGGCAATATTTTCTGTTGGATAAAAGGTCTgccctgaaataaaaaaaatcctagattCTTCTCTTATATGACACATACTAAATTATAAACCTAAAACAATCACAACCTCTGAGTGATCCAGGCAACTCATTAATACTCTAAGTTACAGAAAATCAGATGATCATCTGTTAGAAGAGTTGATTTCACAATGAAATCTATTTATACCAAATAAATTGGATGTCttagcaaaaatataaattgtaataaaattcatttctgcaattattatttattaaaacatCAAATAAATTCATAGTATCAGAAATGTGCATAAGttggatgagaaaaaggggaattaGATTGACTTTTCTCAAAGGAGAGGAGTAAAAACAAAGAGATGAGATAGCAGAGGAGATGAAATGTGAGAAGGTAATTGATTTATTAGTGGAAGGAGATAGAATTAAGAGTAAGAAACAGAATCTAGAATGATTCTGAACATTTTAGTCATATAACACAAGAAATTCTGCATATGGGAACACTCTCCAAATTTTTTGGTTCTGAAAGGAGAACATCCAAAGTAATTTTATGTTTGtatgaatgttttattttccctttttcccaggaagaaataaaacaaaatgatctTGCTTTTTAATTTGTCAGTACACAGTTACTAGTCATTCTATCTTTAATCTTCTACATGTTTTATTCTTTCAACATTTAACTTAGTTTTCTAAAATCCTTtagatttctatttctattactcttccaattttttattttgtttttccttgtttttccttctcttaatgtGCCTTGTGATTTCTCAGCTTGAAGTGGGATCTAACAAGGTTAATAATTTTTGCAGTTTGTTATTAGTCAAAGTCTAAACCCTCAAATCtgtaacaaacatttataattttggaATATGTATCTCTCACCTATAGTTTATTATTCTAAAAATCACAGAAACACAGATGATTACAACTTGCTAAAACTGGCTACTAATCATTGTGAGAATCATATAA
The Macrotis lagotis isolate mMagLag1 chromosome 3, bilby.v1.9.chrom.fasta, whole genome shotgun sequence genome window above contains:
- the LOC141516936 gene encoding olfactory receptor 5D18-like, giving the protein MMISDRNQSATVIFILLGFSEYPDLHILLLLIFLVIYVISVVGNLGMIAIIIMKPKLHTPMYFFLKYLSFVDFCYSTSVTPKLLDNLVAEDKTISIPNCFTQFFFFVSCALTETFILAVMAYDRFVAICNPLLYLAIMSQKFCALLMAAAFSWGIFFSLVYTVSLLQLSFCGTTIIDNFLCEYSGILSASCSDKYVSEMILFIVTNINMMSTLIVIFTSYIFIFITVMKMHSVRARHKAFSTCASHLTAVGIFYGTVFFLYCIPNTKSSWFTLKLDSVFYAVVIPMLNPLIYTASGTMM